Genomic DNA from Shouchella patagoniensis:
CTTCTATCATCGCTTCCTGGTGCTGCAGTTTCATCGGTTCAAATTGACGGTGTCTTGCATGAGTTTTCAACAATTGAAGGCGTTGTGGAAGATGTAACTACGATTATTTTGAATCTGAAAAAGCTAGCTTTGAAGATTTATTCTGATGATGAAAAGACGCTTGAGATTGATGTTCAAGGTGACGGTATCGTCACAGCTGGAGATTTGACTCATGATAGTGACGTAGAAGTGTTAAATCCTGATCTTCATATCGCTACGCTTACAAAAGGAGCTTCGTTCCGCATGCGTTTGCAAGCGAAACGTGGTCGTGGGTATATTCTCGCGGATGGCAATAAAAGCGACGACCAGCCAATTGGCGTTCTTCCGATTGACTCGATCTATACACCGGTGGCGCGTGTCAACTATCAAGTTGAGAATACACGTGTCGGGCAAGTCACAAACTATGATAAACTAACCCTTGATGTGTGGACCGATGGAAGCACTCGCCCCGAAGAAGCAGTATCTCTTGGAGCGAAAATCCTTACGGAGCACTTAAATATTTTCGTAGGTTTAACGGACCAAGCACAAAATGCGGAAATCATGGTTGAAAAAGAGGAAGATCAGAAAGAGAAAGTCTTGGAGATGACGATCGAAGAGCTTGATTTATCTGTTCGTTCTTATAACTGTTTGAAACGTGCTGGCATCAATACGGTGCAAGAGTTAACGCATAAAACAGAAGAAGACATGATGAAAGTACGTAATCTTGGACGTAAGTCTTTGGAAGAAGTACAAGAGAAGCTAGGCGAGCTTGGTCTCGG
This window encodes:
- a CDS encoding DNA-directed RNA polymerase subunit alpha, which translates into the protein MIEIEKPNIETVEVSEDARYGKFVVEPLERGYGTTLGNSLRRILLSSLPGAAVSSVQIDGVLHEFSTIEGVVEDVTTIILNLKKLALKIYSDDEKTLEIDVQGDGIVTAGDLTHDSDVEVLNPDLHIATLTKGASFRMRLQAKRGRGYILADGNKSDDQPIGVLPIDSIYTPVARVNYQVENTRVGQVTNYDKLTLDVWTDGSTRPEEAVSLGAKILTEHLNIFVGLTDQAQNAEIMVEKEEDQKEKVLEMTIEELDLSVRSYNCLKRAGINTVQELTHKTEEDMMKVRNLGRKSLEEVQEKLGELGLGLRNEE